From the genome of Syntrophomonadaceae bacterium, one region includes:
- a CDS encoding Rpn family recombination-promoting nuclease/putative transposase: MRNEWPMALILSGQPKLRGILTMQVFTAITQRIWIRIYYKSCFICVCLLRPSSYTQELLTDLTAGEKHYVDILAEVKIKGEDGYVLIHIEPQAYREAAFARRMFLYFSRLYEKHQKKVLPVAVFSHGSKTSEPSRHEIAFPFFKVLQFDFYTIQLKQLPWRQYLNSDNPLAAALLSKLDFGPSERVQVKLEFLRLLTRMSIDPARVDNKKVAYSYCLK; this comes from the coding sequence ATGCGGAATGAATGGCCTATGGCATTAATCCTGTCAGGCCAGCCCAAATTACGCGGCATATTAACCATGCAGGTCTTTACGGCTATAACCCAAAGGATCTGGATCCGAATATATTATAAATCGTGTTTTATTTGCGTCTGTTTGCTTCGTCCTTCGTCATACACCCAGGAACTTCTTACCGACTTAACCGCTGGCGAGAAACATTACGTCGATATCCTGGCCGAGGTCAAAATCAAGGGAGAAGACGGCTACGTCTTGATCCATATAGAGCCACAGGCCTACCGGGAAGCCGCTTTCGCCCGTCGGATGTTTCTCTATTTCAGTCGCCTGTATGAAAAGCACCAGAAAAAAGTCCTGCCAGTCGCCGTTTTCTCGCACGGCAGCAAGACAAGCGAGCCGTCCCGCCACGAGATAGCCTTCCCTTTCTTCAAGGTGCTGCAATTTGACTTTTACACTATCCAACTTAAGCAGCTACCTTGGCGGCAGTACTTAAACAGCGATAACCCGTTGGCGGCGGCATTACTAAGCAAACTGGACTTCGGGCCGTCGGAACGGGTACAGGTAAAACTGGAGTTTTTGCGTCTTTTGACCCGGATGAGTATCGATCCGGCGCGCGTGGACAACAAAAAAGTAGCGTATAGCTACTGCTTAAAATAA
- a CDS encoding type II toxin-antitoxin system HicA family toxin → MKRVDLERKLRIAGCYLKREGSSHSIWINPKTGVTEAVPRHTDIKEPLARKILKNMNAE, encoded by the coding sequence ATGAAGCGAGTGGACCTGGAACGCAAATTGCGGATTGCCGGTTGTTACCTGAAGCGGGAAGGTAGTTCCCATTCCATTTGGATTAATCCCAAAACGGGCGTTACGGAAGCGGTTCCACGTCACACCGATATCAAGGAGCCACTGGCAAGGAAGATCCTCAAGAACATGAATGCGGAATGA
- a CDS encoding type II toxin-antitoxin system HicB family antitoxin: protein MKAEFTAIIEAAPEGGYWAICPEIPGANGQGETIEETKNSLRQAIELILEDRRADILRGLPKDAIQEKVQIG, encoded by the coding sequence ATGAAAGCTGAATTCACGGCGATTATTGAAGCCGCGCCCGAGGGCGGCTACTGGGCAATTTGTCCGGAAATTCCTGGAGCTAACGGGCAGGGTGAAACGATCGAGGAAACCAAGAATAGTCTGCGGCAGGCGATTGAATTGATTCTGGAAGATCGCAGAGCAGACATCCTGCGCGGGCTGCCAAAAGACGCAATCCAAGAAAAGGTGCAGATTGGATGA
- a CDS encoding aldehyde:ferredoxin oxidoreductase yields MLNGRPVRVLLIDLENRKIAVEEREDLNPWLGGVGIATCLLKEHLLPGEDPFHPAQPVVLAIGPMSTVYPVVTKAVAMFKSPLTGDLGESYAGLRLAMSMRFAGYDAIVLKGQAAAPAYLTITPRQVQFNDARGLWGLSNEESGRILRQLSPGSGHRSTLRIGRAGEKQVAFAGVVVDTYRHFGRLGLGAVLGSKKVKALVIHGDLNIPVANSARYNRVYEKIYKQLVDTDIMEKYHGLGTTGNVNPLNTLGALPVRNLQASSYPEAVNLSGETFARETLIRKISCSGCPVGCIHIGLHRQQFGAEDEHEYESLSVSYDHELVYALGTMLGLTDHRLVYPLIEKVEQLGLDAISAGVALAWATEAQQRGLISPERELLVSLAFGQVGPYLTALDYIVSQPTEFYQALSRGTWAAAEHYGGTAFACVLGKNEAAGYHTGYANIIGQAFGARHSHLDNAGYAIDQELLKKSPETTPEEIINMIIQEEEVRNTLNCLVICLFARKVYQLPLVAEALDALGFSWTAEELLLLGQKIYREKMALKKFMGFQPEKVVIPARFLETKAIQRQLSAEKLEQLRRLMVEKLSAL; encoded by the coding sequence ATGCTTAACGGCCGGCCGGTACGGGTTTTGCTCATTGACTTGGAAAATAGAAAAATAGCGGTGGAAGAGAGGGAAGACTTAAACCCCTGGCTGGGCGGAGTCGGCATTGCCACCTGCCTGCTCAAAGAACACCTTTTGCCCGGCGAAGACCCTTTCCATCCTGCCCAGCCGGTTGTGCTGGCCATCGGCCCCATGTCCACTGTTTACCCTGTAGTAACTAAAGCAGTGGCAATGTTTAAGTCCCCACTGACCGGGGATTTGGGCGAAAGCTATGCCGGCTTGCGCCTGGCCATGTCGATGCGTTTTGCCGGCTACGATGCCATTGTTCTAAAAGGACAGGCGGCAGCACCAGCTTACCTGACCATAACGCCGCGGCAGGTGCAGTTTAATGACGCCCGTGGTCTATGGGGCCTTTCCAATGAAGAAAGCGGACGCATTTTGCGCCAGCTCTCTCCCGGCAGCGGCCACCGTTCCACCCTGCGCATCGGCCGGGCTGGCGAAAAGCAGGTTGCTTTTGCCGGGGTGGTGGTTGATACCTACCGCCATTTCGGTCGCCTTGGTCTTGGTGCTGTGCTGGGGAGTAAAAAGGTCAAAGCACTGGTAATACACGGTGACCTGAACATCCCGGTTGCCAATTCCGCCCGCTACAACCGGGTGTACGAAAAGATTTACAAACAGCTGGTAGATACAGACATTATGGAAAAGTATCATGGCCTTGGTACCACCGGAAACGTGAACCCGCTAAACACCCTGGGGGCGCTGCCGGTGCGCAACCTGCAGGCCAGCTCTTACCCCGAGGCGGTGAATCTAAGCGGGGAGACGTTTGCCAGGGAAACCTTGATCAGAAAAATCTCCTGCTCCGGCTGTCCCGTCGGCTGTATTCACATTGGACTTCACCGCCAGCAGTTTGGCGCAGAAGATGAACACGAATATGAATCGTTGTCTGTCTCCTACGACCATGAACTGGTTTATGCCCTTGGCACCATGCTCGGCCTGACCGACCATCGCCTGGTATACCCGTTGATTGAAAAGGTGGAGCAGCTTGGACTGGATGCCATTTCCGCCGGAGTGGCGCTAGCCTGGGCTACCGAAGCGCAACAGCGGGGACTGATCTCGCCAGAGCGGGAATTGCTTGTCAGCCTTGCTTTTGGCCAGGTTGGACCATATCTGACTGCCCTGGATTACATCGTTTCTCAGCCGACAGAGTTTTACCAGGCCTTGTCCCGCGGCACCTGGGCGGCAGCCGAACATTACGGCGGCACTGCTTTTGCCTGTGTGCTCGGAAAAAATGAGGCTGCCGGCTACCATACCGGTTATGCTAACATCATCGGCCAAGCGTTTGGCGCCCGCCACTCCCACCTCGACAACGCTGGCTACGCCATTGACCAGGAACTGCTCAAAAAATCCCCAGAGACCACGCCCGAAGAGATAATTAACATGATTATCCAGGAAGAGGAGGTGCGCAACACCCTGAACTGTCTGGTTATCTGTCTCTTTGCCCGTAAGGTTTATCAGTTGCCGCTGGTGGCGGAAGCCTTGGATGCCCTGGGTTTCTCCTGGACAGCAGAAGAACTGCTCTTGCTTGGACAGAAAATATACCGGGAAAAAATGGCCTTAAAGAAGTTCATGGGCTTTCAGCCGGAGAAAGTGGTCATCCCGGCCCGGTTCCTGGAAACCAAAGCTATCCAGCGGCAGCTGTCAGCTGAAAAACTGGAGCAACTGCGCCGGCTGATGGTGGAAAAGCTGTCCGCATTATAG
- a CDS encoding 4Fe-4S binding protein produces the protein MNRCIGCYSCMLACARVVYKSYSPRYSAIQIRTRGGLQSKLAADICRGCLDAPCAAACKTGALIPRPDGGIRFNRKKCVGCGDCAVRCVVQVIYFDKRECRPVVCIQCGTCVRFCPHQVLSMEVRGNA, from the coding sequence ATGAACCGGTGCATCGGCTGTTACTCATGCATGCTGGCCTGCGCCCGCGTAGTTTATAAAAGCTACAGCCCCCGTTACAGCGCCATACAGATCCGGACCAGAGGCGGGCTGCAATCTAAGCTTGCCGCCGATATTTGCCGCGGTTGTCTGGATGCGCCCTGCGCCGCCGCTTGTAAGACCGGGGCACTGATTCCCCGCCCCGATGGCGGCATCAGGTTTAATCGCAAAAAGTGTGTCGGGTGTGGCGATTGCGCCGTTAGGTGTGTCGTCCAAGTCATCTACTTTGACAAGCGCGAATGCCGTCCTGTTGTTTGTATCCAGTGCGGGACCTGTGTCCGTTTTTGCCCGCATCAGGTGTTGTCGATGGAGGTGAGGGGAAATGCTTAA
- a CDS encoding type II toxin-antitoxin system Phd/YefM family antitoxin, producing the protein MKIYTYSQAREKLAEILEESKNEEVIIRRRKGDMFTILPKTSSHRSPFDVAGLNKKITRKEILEAIRESRERA; encoded by the coding sequence ATGAAGATTTACACATATTCACAGGCCCGCGAAAAACTAGCAGAAATTCTTGAAGAATCCAAAAACGAAGAAGTTATCATTCGTCGCCGCAAGGGCGATATGTTTACTATTTTGCCAAAAACATCCTCTCACCGTTCTCCTTTTGATGTGGCAGGCTTAAACAAAAAGATTACTCGCAAAGAAATATTAGAGGCAATACGCGAATCAAGAGAAAGGGCATAA
- a CDS encoding type II toxin-antitoxin system VapC family toxin, producing MEIVADASIFLAVVLNEGGRDWIIQKTIGKSIVSPEVLPYEIGNALIAVKRKGRLNDQEALRAFDLCQRIAVRLVSVKIHDAMKIALRFNIYAYDAYYLQCCIENKLPLITLDNRMCDIAGNLGIKVVE from the coding sequence ATGGAAATTGTAGCGGATGCAAGCATATTTCTTGCGGTTGTCCTCAATGAAGGTGGCCGTGATTGGATTATCCAAAAAACCATTGGGAAGAGCATTGTTTCTCCTGAAGTTTTGCCCTATGAGATTGGCAATGCGTTAATCGCCGTGAAAAGAAAAGGACGGCTAAATGACCAAGAAGCTCTTCGGGCGTTTGACTTATGCCAGCGAATAGCTGTCAGATTGGTTTCAGTAAAGATTCATGACGCGATGAAAATTGCTCTGCGGTTCAATATATATGCTTATGATGCCTACTATCTGCAGTGCTGTATAGAAAACAAATTGCCCCTCATCACCCTGGATAACCGCATGTGTGATATCGCAGGAAATCTTGGAATAAAGGTGGTGGAATAA
- a CDS encoding HAD family phosphatase — MLLKGGTAKVKVPNNIRLIALDLDGTVLREDLRVSERTKEAVREVRCQGVEVVICTGRMFATALPYAQELELDLPLITYQGAIVKSLSGEVLYRREVPLTRARQVVLEARAHGFAANMYMDDLLHVEHLTPQGEKYINKLGIPFRKVDDLLTLLESDPTKLLVLNEEEKLDAFARFWREKYGNSLYVTKSLATYLEFLHPEATKGRGLAALADYLGIPREQVMAVGDSWNDMEMFKFAGFSVAMGNGPADVRAMADYVTKSNEEDGVAFAIENFILNCA; from the coding sequence ATGCTACTAAAAGGAGGAACAGCCAAAGTGAAAGTGCCAAACAACATTCGTCTGATAGCTTTAGATTTGGATGGAACGGTTCTGCGGGAAGACTTGCGGGTGTCGGAACGAACCAAGGAGGCGGTCCGGGAAGTGCGCTGCCAGGGGGTAGAGGTAGTTATTTGCACTGGCCGCATGTTTGCCACGGCCCTGCCTTATGCGCAAGAATTGGAGCTGGACCTGCCCTTAATTACCTACCAGGGGGCCATTGTTAAAAGTTTGAGTGGAGAGGTTCTGTACCGGCGGGAGGTGCCGCTTACCCGCGCCCGCCAGGTTGTACTGGAGGCCAGAGCCCATGGTTTTGCCGCCAACATGTATATGGACGACCTTTTACATGTTGAGCATTTGACTCCCCAGGGGGAAAAGTACATCAACAAGCTGGGCATCCCGTTCCGGAAAGTGGATGACTTGCTGACTTTATTAGAAAGTGACCCCACCAAGCTTTTGGTCTTAAACGAGGAGGAGAAGCTGGACGCCTTTGCCCGGTTCTGGCGGGAAAAGTACGGAAATAGCCTCTATGTGACCAAGTCTCTCGCCACCTATTTAGAATTCCTCCATCCGGAAGCCACCAAAGGGCGGGGCCTGGCAGCCCTGGCCGACTACCTGGGCATACCCCGAGAACAGGTGATGGCAGTGGGAGACAGCTGGAATGACATGGAAATGTTTAAGTTTGCCGGCTTTAGCGTAGCCATGGGCAACGGCCCGGCCGATGTCCGGGCGATGGCCGATTATGTGACAAAGAGCAACGAGGAAGACGGAGTAGCCTTTGCTATAGAGAATTTCATCCTAAACTGCGCTTAA
- a CDS encoding DMT family transporter, with protein sequence MEKPHWTTYLFLLIVTALWGASWVAAKIIVAEIQPFVAGSIRFIIVFLILFPVLLWKEGRQGLPKKRDLPLLFFLGLTGVFLYNVFFLKGMQTTSPINGALIVMGCPVLTVLFSAFYLKESLHKMQLAGFFLAFLGVLVVIGQGSLTALSQIRYHPGDLLIVLCTLAFALYNIGGKVASGRISPLGITTFSAGIGAVMLTILAYPYYDLTELAKVSWPAWGSMLFLAVLATAVAFALWFESINRIGTSRAAVFLYLVPVAAAMTAILVLQERIYLYHLIGGLLVLAGVYVANHFVLGDKKRLEGISSSAS encoded by the coding sequence TTGGAAAAACCCCACTGGACGACTTACCTTTTTTTGTTAATAGTTACTGCCTTATGGGGAGCTTCTTGGGTGGCTGCCAAAATCATCGTGGCGGAAATCCAACCCTTTGTGGCCGGCAGCATCCGCTTTATTATTGTCTTTTTGATCTTGTTTCCGGTGCTCTTGTGGAAAGAGGGGCGCCAGGGATTGCCGAAAAAAAGGGATTTGCCCCTCCTTTTCTTTCTGGGGCTGACCGGCGTATTTCTGTATAATGTCTTCTTTCTCAAAGGGATGCAGACCACCTCGCCCATCAACGGGGCATTGATTGTGATGGGCTGCCCGGTCTTAACAGTGCTTTTCTCTGCTTTTTACCTCAAGGAAAGCCTGCATAAAATGCAGCTGGCTGGTTTTTTCCTGGCCTTCTTAGGTGTGCTGGTGGTGATTGGCCAAGGCTCACTTACAGCCTTAAGCCAGATCCGGTATCATCCCGGAGACCTCCTGATTGTTCTCTGTACCCTGGCCTTTGCTCTTTATAACATCGGTGGCAAGGTGGCATCCGGCCGGATTTCACCCCTGGGGATTACCACCTTTTCTGCCGGTATTGGAGCTGTCATGCTGACTATCCTGGCCTATCCCTATTATGACCTGACAGAGCTTGCCAAGGTCAGCTGGCCGGCCTGGGGCAGCATGCTCTTCCTGGCGGTTTTAGCCACCGCTGTGGCTTTTGCCCTCTGGTTTGAGAGCATCAACCGGATTGGGACCAGCCGGGCGGCGGTGTTTTTGTACCTGGTACCGGTAGCGGCAGCAATGACAGCGATCTTGGTCTTGCAGGAAAGAATTTATCTTTATCACCTCATTGGCGGCCTGTTGGTTCTTGCTGGGGTTTATGTTGCCAACCACTTTGTTTTGGGAGATAAAAAGAGGCTGGAGGGAATTTCTTCGTCGGCCAGTTAA
- a CDS encoding replication-associated recombination protein A translates to MRPGNLAEFVGQQKIVGQGTLLRQAIEHDLIQSVILFGPPGTGKTTLALIIAHHSKALFRRLSAVIAGVKDIKELIQEAKEQKSYYNRNLLVFIDEIHRFNTAQQDALLPSVESGLIKLVGATTENPMFAVNKALLSRSLLFELDYLSFAETSLLCHRALADRERGLGGLNPRVEPAALEHIVKTANGDVRQALNALELAVLSVIPGEDGVRLVDLAVAEEAVRRPVLNYTKNGDEHYDVISAFIKSIRGSDPQAAVYWLARMLYAGEDLNFISRRMIILAAEDISLADPFALVLATSAAEAAERIGMPEARIVLAQAVVYLALAPKSNSTYLAIHRAMDQMAQGQAGKVPAHLRDAGGGSGARLGYGRGYRYPHDYPDHFVPQKYLPEGLAAADFYRPASQGREKRLVEEWKLRTSKIRDGS, encoded by the coding sequence ATGCGGCCGGGAAATTTGGCGGAATTTGTGGGCCAGCAAAAAATTGTGGGCCAGGGCACTCTTCTCCGCCAGGCGATCGAGCATGACCTCATCCAGTCAGTTATTTTGTTTGGCCCCCCGGGTACGGGGAAGACAACGCTGGCCCTGATTATCGCCCACCATTCTAAGGCCCTGTTCCGGCGCCTAAGCGCTGTTATCGCCGGTGTGAAGGATATTAAAGAACTGATTCAGGAGGCCAAGGAGCAAAAGTCTTATTACAACCGTAACCTCTTGGTGTTTATTGACGAGATCCACCGCTTTAACACAGCCCAGCAGGATGCCCTCTTGCCGTCTGTGGAAAGCGGGCTGATCAAGCTGGTGGGGGCGACTACGGAAAACCCCATGTTTGCGGTGAATAAGGCCTTGCTGTCCCGCAGCCTCTTATTTGAACTGGATTATTTGTCGTTTGCCGAAACTTCCCTTCTTTGCCACCGTGCTTTGGCTGACAGGGAGCGAGGACTGGGGGGACTAAACCCCCGGGTGGAGCCTGCCGCCCTGGAGCATATTGTCAAGACAGCCAACGGGGACGTGCGCCAGGCTTTAAATGCCTTGGAATTAGCTGTGCTCTCGGTGATCCCCGGCGAGGACGGGGTCAGGCTGGTGGATCTGGCCGTGGCTGAGGAGGCGGTGCGGCGCCCGGTCTTAAATTACACCAAAAACGGCGATGAGCACTATGACGTGATCTCTGCCTTCATCAAGTCCATCCGGGGTTCCGACCCCCAGGCGGCGGTTTATTGGCTGGCCCGCATGCTCTATGCCGGGGAGGATCTCAATTTTATTTCTCGACGCATGATTATCCTGGCCGCCGAGGATATTTCCCTGGCTGATCCCTTTGCCCTGGTTCTGGCCACCTCGGCTGCGGAAGCTGCAGAGCGAATCGGTATGCCCGAGGCCAGAATTGTGCTGGCCCAGGCAGTGGTTTACCTGGCCCTGGCTCCCAAGAGCAACTCCACCTACCTGGCCATCCACCGGGCCATGGACCAGATGGCCCAAGGCCAGGCCGGCAAAGTACCGGCACACCTGCGGGACGCCGGGGGCGGCTCCGGCGCCAGGCTGGGTTACGGGCGGGGCTATCGCTACCCCCACGATTACCCGGATCACTTTGTGCCACAAAAATACCTGCCCGAAGGTTTAGCGGCTGCGGACTTTTATCGCCCGGCATCCCAGGGCCGGGAAAAACGCCTAGTGGAAGAGTGGAAACTGCGCACAAGTAAAATCAGGGACGGTTCTTGA
- the uvrC gene encoding excinuclease ABC subunit UvrC: MVELSQLVEEKLGLLPDRPGVYLMRDSRGRVLYVGKAASLRNRVRTYFRSVHRQAPKVQALVQHVADLEYIVTDSPVEALILENNLIKEHRPKYNVNLKDDKTYPYLKIDLQHPFPRITVTRSAAKDGARYFGPYTRAGAVNETLKLLRRIFPLRTCSDHVLEQGKLCLNAHISRCPAPCQGRIGREAYAGVVKEVLLFLEGKGDDLLARLYQRMQEAAENLRFEEAARLRDQIRAVEDVLAGQKMVSTGLEDQDVAAVAREGSLACGQVFFVRGGKVVGREHYFLTGTEGLSREQVMTAFVQQYYARVDLVPGEILLDAEVEDQEVLEEWLFKKRGGRVYIRVPRRGDKQKLVEMVHQNALAELQHHQLSRRKEETMTTGALEELKQALGLIALPQRIEAYDISNILGTDTVGSLVVFEGGRPKPSDYRRFKIRTVSGPDDYSAMKEVLLRRFSRLRETPALAEDEQKGFPLPDLVIIDGGKGQLNAARAVMHRCGAGHIPTFGLAKEEELLFREGDPDPLVLPRESEGLRLLQRLRDEAHRFAVTYHRQLRDLRQKRSLLDEVPGIGPKRKRALLRQFGSVTLMREASLAELEQVEGMDKKTAKSLYDFLHNKEG; this comes from the coding sequence ATGGTGGAACTAAGCCAGCTGGTGGAAGAAAAACTGGGCCTGCTCCCTGACAGGCCGGGTGTTTACCTGATGCGGGACAGCCGGGGCCGGGTCTTATATGTGGGCAAAGCCGCCTCCTTGCGGAACCGGGTGCGGACCTATTTCCGCTCCGTCCACCGCCAGGCCCCCAAGGTGCAGGCTCTGGTGCAGCATGTGGCGGATCTGGAGTATATCGTCACAGATTCCCCCGTGGAAGCCTTGATTCTGGAAAACAACCTGATCAAGGAGCATCGGCCCAAGTATAACGTCAACCTGAAAGACGACAAGACCTATCCCTATTTAAAAATCGATCTGCAACACCCCTTCCCCCGGATTACAGTCACCCGTTCTGCCGCCAAGGACGGCGCCAGGTATTTCGGACCCTATACCAGGGCCGGGGCTGTCAATGAAACCCTGAAACTGCTGCGGCGGATATTTCCCTTAAGGACCTGCAGCGACCACGTCCTGGAACAGGGAAAGCTTTGCTTGAACGCCCATATCAGCCGCTGTCCCGCGCCCTGCCAGGGCCGGATTGGCAGGGAGGCATATGCCGGTGTGGTCAAAGAGGTACTGCTCTTTCTGGAAGGCAAAGGAGACGACCTGCTGGCCCGGCTTTACCAGCGGATGCAGGAGGCTGCCGAAAACCTCCGGTTTGAGGAGGCTGCCCGCCTGCGGGATCAGATCAGGGCGGTGGAGGACGTGCTGGCCGGCCAAAAGATGGTTTCCACCGGGCTGGAGGACCAGGACGTGGCCGCAGTGGCCCGGGAAGGCAGCCTGGCCTGTGGCCAGGTGTTTTTCGTCCGTGGCGGCAAGGTCGTTGGCCGGGAGCATTATTTCTTAACCGGGACCGAGGGTTTAAGCCGGGAACAGGTGATGACCGCTTTTGTCCAGCAGTATTATGCCCGGGTAGACTTGGTGCCCGGGGAGATCCTCCTGGATGCAGAAGTAGAGGACCAGGAGGTGTTAGAAGAGTGGCTTTTTAAAAAGCGGGGAGGGCGAGTTTACATCCGGGTGCCGCGTCGGGGAGACAAGCAAAAATTGGTGGAAATGGTCCACCAGAATGCCTTGGCCGAATTGCAGCACCACCAGTTAAGCCGCCGCAAGGAGGAAACCATGACTACCGGGGCCCTGGAGGAGCTTAAGCAGGCTCTGGGGCTGATAGCCTTGCCGCAAAGGATTGAGGCCTACGATATTTCCAATATTCTGGGGACGGACACGGTCGGCTCGCTGGTGGTCTTCGAAGGCGGCCGCCCCAAGCCCTCGGATTACCGCCGCTTTAAGATTCGGACGGTCAGCGGGCCGGATGACTACTCCGCCATGAAAGAGGTCCTGCTCAGGCGTTTCAGCCGTTTGCGGGAAACGCCTGCTTTGGCGGAGGATGAGCAAAAGGGTTTTCCCCTGCCGGACCTGGTGATCATTGACGGCGGCAAGGGTCAGCTTAACGCCGCCCGGGCGGTAATGCACAGATGCGGGGCCGGTCACATCCCCACCTTTGGTTTGGCCAAAGAGGAAGAGCTGCTTTTCCGGGAGGGAGACCCGGACCCACTGGTATTGCCCCGGGAATCCGAGGGCCTAAGGCTTTTGCAGCGATTGCGGGATGAAGCCCACCGGTTTGCGGTTACCTATCACCGGCAGCTAAGAGACCTGCGCCAAAAGCGGTCTCTCCTGGACGAGGTGCCTGGCATCGGCCCCAAACGGAAGCGGGCCTTGCTGCGGCAGTTCGGCTCGGTGACCCTGATGCGGGAGGCCTCCTTGGCGGAACTTGAACAGGTGGAAGGTATGGACAAAAAGACGGCCAAGTCCTTGTACGATTTCCTGCATAACAAAGAGGGATGA